The Aeoliella mucimassa genome includes the window TCTGCTCGTCGGGCAGCACACTCGGCGGCGGCATCACTCGACCGGCGTGGGCCGCACGCAGCGTCAATCGCTCGGTCTGTTGTTGATGTTCGCGAAGTTGCTCGCGGGCGGCATCGAGCGCGGCTTCGGCCGTTGGTAGCTGGCGAGCCGCTTGCGCGTCGCGAGCGCGAAGCGTGCGAAGTTGCTGCACCCGGAGTTCGGCGAGCTTCACTTCGGCGGCCAGTTGTTCGCCGGTGACTTGCAGCTGGTCGTTGGTAAGGGTGGCAACCACCTCGCCCGCAGCGACCAACTTGCCAGCCGGGGCGGCCTGTTCGAGTCGCCCGCCGAGCGTCGCGACGATCGGCGCAGGACTGGCTGCGACCACGCGGGCTTGGCACTGCACGCGATCGGCCAGCGGCCACCACCAGAACGCGGCAAACACTACCGCGGCCGAGAGCAACACCAGCGACGAAGCGAGCGGGCGGAATTGTCGCCGCTTCAGTGGATTGTCGAGCGTTTGATGCAACTGCCGAGCGGGGCCGGCAACCACTCCGCCAAGCATCACGAGTCCTAATCCGTACGCGAGGGTATCGAGATGGAGTGGCTTTAGCGCGACGAGCAGAGTCCAAAAAATGGTGACGAGTACCAGCATCATGTAAGCCGACGAAAGCCCACCGTACAATGGCATCCACCAGGGCTCGCGGGGCGATTGGTGGCTGGTCGGTTCGAAGAACCAGCGACCAGCGAGCCGATGCCAGGCGTCGCGCGAGCGTTGCCAAAGGTTAGGGGCTTCGACCAGGTCCGATAGCAGGTAGTAACCGTCGTATCGCATCAGTGGGTTGGCGTTCACCAGCAGAGTGCCGACCGAAGCGACGAGCATCACATTCATCGCCAGCAGGTTCACCAGGCCCGGCTCGCTGTTCCACCAGACGAATGTCGCGATAGCGGCCAGCAGCAGTTCGATCGCCATGCCAGCGGCCGACACCGCCATGCGATGCCATTTGTTCGAGAGATTCCAGATGTCGCTCACGTCGCAGTAGAGCGTCGGCACGAACACCAGCAGCAACACGCCGATCTCGTGCACCTCGGCCCCCATGCGTTTGGCGACCATCGCGTGAGCCAGCTCGTGCAGCACCTTCACGACCGCGACCACCACTGCGAGCCACAGCCAGTTACTGGGAGCAACCAGCGAGTCGAGTGCCGGCAAGCGGGCAAGAAACTCGCTGGCGTGCGATGCCATTAGCAGTAGCGCGGCCAGTACCACCAGTGCGTAGGCGAACAGGGCCAGGGGACTCATCAGCACCTTGGCGGCTGGCAACAACGCGTCGAGCAGGCGATCGGGATTCACACCGCGCAGTCGCAAGGCCAAAAGCTCGGTCCAGGCCCACCGCCACCGCGTCGCCCGCCGCTCGTTGGCTCGCTCGACAAGCTCGGCCGCCTGCCCGCTACCGCTGGCGACCAGCAACCCGGCGCGATGCAACTGGGCCAGGTAGGTGTGGATTTCGGTCGGCTGGATCGTTCGCGGGGCGAATTGCCGCTCGTAGAGTTGTTTGAGATCGCGAAGCGACGCAGGTCGCTCAAGCGCGGTGAGCAACAGGTATTCGGCCTCGCCGAGTTCGTGATGCTCGAGGGTGATCGGGTCTTTCACCACCCACATCCGCCGACCCGCGACCGGCACCGCCGTGGCCAGCACGTCGCGTCGTGCGGCAAGCGTTAGCAAGGCGTCGTTCGTCGAGGAGATGGCCATGGGATGTCAGTAAGCAGGTGTCGACTTACAGTAAGGAGTCTTCGAGTCGCGAGCGTTAACGATCGACCGGCGGTTGCAGCTGCATGCTCACGGTCTGGCCGGGACGCAAGCGACCTTCGCTGTTTTCCACTTCGGCCCACAAGCGAACTTGCTTGTTGATCGGATCGATCTCGGGGCTCACGAACACCACCCCCCCGGTCACGCGGGAGCCGTCGGCCAGTTCGATCTCGGCCTGCCAGCCATCGAGTCCTTGGGCGGCTTGATCGGCGGCCACGAAGCCCTCGGCCTTCAAGCGATGGGTGCTGACCACGCGGACCAGTTTCTGACCCGGTTCCACCCACTCGCCGACACTGGCTTCGATGTCCACGGCCACACCCGCGATGGGAGCAAGCACCCGCCGCCGCTCGATCTCGAGCCGGGCGGCTTCGAGCTTGCGTTGGGCGACAGTTTGCGACAGTCGAGCGAGGTGCAGTTCGTGCTTGCCGGCTTCGACTTCGAGTTTGAGCTTGTCGACGTTCAGCCGTTCGATGTCCATCTGAGATTGCGACACGCTCTTGGCGAACTTGGCGATCGACTCTTCGCTGCGGGCGAGTTCGGCCTCGGCCACGCGCTGGGCTGCGGCGGCGGTGCGAATCGCTACGTCGTTTTCGGCTTTGGCCTTGGCTAGCGCCAACTCGGCCTCGGCCGCTTGTTCGGCAATGCGAGCGTCGGTGTCGTCGATGCGGGCGATCACGTCCCCTTTGGCAAACGTTTTGCCTTCGCTCGCGTTGAGTTCCACCAGCAACCCGCTTTCGCCTGCCGCCAGGTCGGCGTGGTCGATCAACTGCAGCACCGCCGACTCCACGACAATCGGTTCGGTAGCCGTGGCCGAAAGCGCCGAGCAGGTGAGCAGGCAGAAGGTGAGTAGATAGTGTTTCATGATTCGGTGATTCGCGGCAAACGCCTACGCGGTGCCAGGTTAAAACTCCCACCAGTTACACACCGCCCGCCACAGATCGCTGGTCAGCACGTAGCCGAGCGAACGCTTGCCCACCACGATGCGGGCGCGGAGAGTGCCGCCGGGGCGCAAGGCGGCTTCGCGAAGTTCGGCTGGGAGTTCATCGGTCGGGGTGGCTTCGATCGTCACCGTGGCTGCTTCGCCGCCGGTTGGTTGTTGTCGATGTTCCACGCGGTCGGCGATACGAGTCACCGTGGCGTGGTGCAGTGCACTAGAGTCGCTACCGAGTCGATACTCCACCTGCAGCGGCCAATCGTCGGCAGTGCGGAGCAGGTCGAGTCGTTCGTCGGGCAGGTCGAGTTCCAGTTGCCAATCGCCAGCGGTGTTGGCGACC containing:
- a CDS encoding HlyD family efflux transporter periplasmic adaptor subunit, producing the protein MAISSTNDALLTLAARRDVLATAVPVAGRRMWVVKDPITLEHHELGEAEYLLLTALERPASLRDLKQLYERQFAPRTIQPTEIHTYLAQLHRAGLLVASGSGQAAELVERANERRATRWRWAWTELLALRLRGVNPDRLLDALLPAAKVLMSPLALFAYALVVLAALLLMASHASEFLARLPALDSLVAPSNWLWLAVVVAVVKVLHELAHAMVAKRMGAEVHEIGVLLLVFVPTLYCDVSDIWNLSNKWHRMAVSAAGMAIELLLAAIATFVWWNSEPGLVNLLAMNVMLVASVGTLLVNANPLMRYDGYYLLSDLVEAPNLWQRSRDAWHRLAGRWFFEPTSHQSPREPWWMPLYGGLSSAYMMLVLVTIFWTLLVALKPLHLDTLAYGLGLVMLGGVVAGPARQLHQTLDNPLKRRQFRPLASSLVLLSAAVVFAAFWWWPLADRVQCQARVVAASPAPIVATLGGRLEQAAPAGKLVAAGEVVATLTNDQLQVTGEQLAAEVKLAELRVQQLRTLRARDAQAARQLPTAEAALDAAREQLREHQQQTERLTLRAAHAGRVMPPPSVLPDEQSLTLARWSGTPLDRENQGAWIEPGTPVAMVADADTREVALAIDENDVELVTPGQRVRVQLAGVGSTPLWGSIRDIARVSTAATSESTGPSRWGTPTIDARPLYEARVVLDDPRLELPLESGGRAKVETGRTTLGAWVIRELRDAFRLP
- a CDS encoding efflux RND transporter periplasmic adaptor subunit, whose translation is MKHYLLTFCLLTCSALSATATEPIVVESAVLQLIDHADLAAGESGLLVELNASEGKTFAKGDVIARIDDTDARIAEQAAEAELALAKAKAENDVAIRTAAAAQRVAEAELARSEESIAKFAKSVSQSQMDIERLNVDKLKLEVEAGKHELHLARLSQTVAQRKLEAARLEIERRRVLAPIAGVAVDIEASVGEWVEPGQKLVRVVSTHRLKAEGFVAADQAAQGLDGWQAEIELADGSRVTGGVVFVSPEIDPINKQVRLWAEVENSEGRLRPGQTVSMQLQPPVDR